A stretch of Chitinophaga caeni DNA encodes these proteins:
- a CDS encoding acyl-CoA thioesterase, whose protein sequence is MTLEERIEHAKTSIFKAVFPNTTNHYDTLFGGTAMHLMDEVAFITATRFSRKMVVTVSSDRIDFNKPIPSGTIIELIGQVIHVGNTSMKVSVEVFTEEMYSDKRELSIHGTFTFVAVDDTKHPVPILG, encoded by the coding sequence ATGACTTTAGAAGAAAGAATAGAACATGCTAAGACCAGTATATTTAAAGCGGTGTTCCCAAATACTACGAATCATTACGATACACTCTTCGGGGGCACTGCTATGCACTTGATGGATGAGGTTGCCTTTATTACCGCGACAAGGTTTTCTAGGAAAATGGTAGTTACCGTTTCCAGCGACCGGATCGATTTCAACAAACCAATTCCTAGCGGCACTATCATAGAATTGATCGGCCAGGTGATACATGTAGGAAATACCAGCATGAAAGTATCCGTGGAAGTTTTCACCGAGGAAATGTACTCCGATAAACGGGAATTATCCATTCACGGTACCTTTACTTTTGTAGCCGTAGATGATACTAAGCACCCCGTACCAATCCTGGGTTAA
- a CDS encoding TIM-barrel domain-containing protein translates to MPRLFRYYLWVGLVFSLHLSTFAHANDKGFIKTADGVIVYPSANYTGNTREVRLQVISDDIIRVMASPGKVVPGLLGFMTVARAASTVDWEMEEESDAIVLTTAKLVVKVSKDKGFIQFMDRQGNIIAAEQKVNSRVFKPEVYGGQPSWKIKQDFALSPGEAIYGLGQHQDGIFNYRDQQVFFFQNNTEVAIPFMVSSKHYGILWDNYSITKAGDTREYQAINALQLYSSRGENGWLTAKYANDKRHPENIILEQAVSNIPFEFLGDSKKYLPETFDIANGLINYEGEIASEFSGDHKFKFTYAGYVKVWIDGELLLDRWRQAWNPGTAVLNIPMEKGRKYKFRMEWIPDGGESYLTMKWLNPLPGKNENTFSFDSEAGQQLDYYFVYGRNLDEVIAGYRKLTGKAPIVPRWALGKWQSRERYKTGAEILETVQKFREKGIPLDNIVLDWSYWKEDQWGSQEFDAERFPDPGAMIRKLHDVYHTHFMISVWPKFYEGIPAYQKFADSGWLYKRNIADRQRDWIGKGYVSTFYDAFNKDARKAFWDLVYKNIGSLGVDAWWMDASEPDILSNVSPGKRKEQIGLTAAGIAAETLNAYPLENAKGIYDNARATHPDQRVFLLTRSGYGGSQRYGATIWSGDIASRWFDMKAQIVAGLNFSLSGLPYWSMDIGGFSVEKRYEHAKGEDLNEWRELNTRWYQFGAFCPVFRVHGQFPYREIYNIAPDGHPAYESMLYYDRLRYRLLPYIYSLAGSTYFDDYTPMRALIMDFGADEKVKNIGDEYMFGNSLLINPVYTYKARERDVYLPGTAGWYDLYSGKYYEGGQQIKAAAPYERMPIFVKAGSILPMGPDLQYTDEKPADTVTLFVYMGADADFVLYEDEGSNYNYEKGAYSEVPIHYDAGKRSLVIGDRKGSFKGMLKKRQFKVVWVNSSKPQAFDPSATAATTKIYRGKKILIQYP, encoded by the coding sequence ATGCCACGTTTATTCCGGTACTATTTATGGGTAGGACTTGTTTTTTCATTACATCTTTCCACATTTGCCCATGCTAATGACAAGGGCTTTATAAAAACGGCTGATGGGGTTATCGTATATCCTTCGGCAAACTACACGGGAAATACCCGGGAAGTCCGTTTACAAGTCATCTCGGACGATATAATCCGCGTGATGGCTAGCCCAGGGAAAGTGGTACCGGGTTTACTTGGCTTTATGACCGTAGCGAGGGCTGCATCAACTGTGGATTGGGAAATGGAAGAAGAAAGCGATGCCATCGTGTTAACGACTGCCAAGCTCGTTGTAAAAGTAAGTAAGGATAAGGGCTTTATTCAATTCATGGACCGGCAAGGGAATATTATTGCCGCAGAACAAAAAGTGAACAGCCGCGTGTTTAAACCCGAAGTATACGGCGGGCAGCCTTCATGGAAGATCAAGCAAGATTTTGCATTAAGCCCGGGAGAAGCTATATACGGTTTAGGGCAACATCAAGACGGGATATTTAATTACAGGGATCAACAGGTATTTTTCTTTCAAAATAACACGGAAGTTGCCATACCTTTCATGGTGTCTAGCAAGCATTACGGTATTTTATGGGATAATTATTCTATCACGAAAGCTGGTGATACCAGGGAATACCAAGCTATAAATGCCTTACAGCTATATTCATCCCGCGGGGAAAACGGTTGGCTTACAGCCAAGTATGCCAATGATAAGCGGCACCCGGAAAATATAATATTAGAACAAGCCGTTTCTAATATTCCTTTCGAATTCTTAGGTGATAGTAAAAAATACTTGCCGGAAACATTCGACATCGCGAATGGGTTAATAAACTATGAAGGTGAGATCGCCTCAGAATTTTCTGGAGACCATAAATTTAAATTTACCTATGCAGGTTACGTCAAAGTGTGGATCGACGGTGAGCTGCTTCTCGATAGGTGGCGGCAGGCCTGGAACCCGGGCACTGCCGTATTAAACATCCCGATGGAAAAAGGGAGGAAGTACAAGTTCCGTATGGAATGGATCCCCGACGGGGGAGAATCTTACCTAACCATGAAATGGTTGAACCCCCTGCCTGGGAAAAATGAAAATACGTTCTCCTTCGACTCTGAAGCGGGACAGCAACTTGATTATTATTTTGTTTACGGTCGTAATTTGGATGAAGTGATAGCGGGATACCGCAAGTTAACGGGTAAAGCGCCGATCGTTCCAAGGTGGGCGCTAGGAAAATGGCAAAGTAGGGAGCGTTATAAAACGGGGGCAGAAATTTTAGAAACCGTGCAAAAGTTTAGGGAGAAAGGGATCCCCCTGGATAATATCGTGCTGGATTGGAGCTATTGGAAAGAAGATCAATGGGGGAGCCAGGAATTTGATGCAGAAAGGTTTCCCGATCCGGGGGCCATGATTCGAAAGTTGCATGATGTATACCATACTCATTTTATGATCTCCGTATGGCCCAAGTTTTATGAAGGCATCCCGGCATATCAAAAATTTGCTGACAGCGGGTGGTTATATAAAAGGAATATTGCTGATAGGCAGCGGGACTGGATTGGGAAAGGGTACGTGTCAACATTTTACGATGCCTTTAATAAGGACGCTAGGAAAGCTTTCTGGGATCTCGTTTACAAAAATATCGGCTCCTTAGGCGTAGATGCTTGGTGGATGGATGCGAGTGAGCCCGATATTCTCAGCAATGTATCTCCAGGGAAAAGGAAAGAACAGATCGGCCTTACCGCCGCCGGGATCGCTGCCGAGACATTGAATGCTTACCCGTTGGAAAATGCGAAGGGAATTTATGATAATGCCAGGGCTACCCATCCCGATCAACGGGTGTTCTTATTAACCAGGTCGGGTTATGGAGGGTCGCAGCGGTATGGCGCTACTATCTGGAGCGGGGATATCGCTTCAAGGTGGTTTGATATGAAGGCTCAAATAGTCGCAGGTTTAAATTTTTCTTTGAGTGGATTGCCTTATTGGTCGATGGACATCGGAGGGTTTTCCGTTGAAAAAAGATATGAACATGCCAAGGGGGAAGATCTAAACGAGTGGAGGGAGTTGAATACCCGTTGGTACCAGTTTGGCGCGTTCTGCCCGGTGTTCAGGGTACATGGACAGTTTCCTTACCGCGAGATTTATAACATTGCTCCGGACGGTCACCCCGCTTATGAAAGTATGCTTTATTATGACCGGTTAAGGTATAGGTTGTTACCTTATATATATAGCTTAGCGGGGAGCACCTATTTTGATGATTATACGCCGATGAGGGCATTGATCATGGATTTCGGAGCCGATGAAAAAGTTAAGAATATCGGTGATGAATATATGTTTGGCAATTCCTTGCTCATCAACCCGGTTTATACATATAAAGCCAGGGAAAGGGATGTATACCTACCCGGGACCGCCGGTTGGTATGACTTATATTCCGGCAAATATTATGAAGGGGGCCAGCAAATAAAAGCCGCTGCGCCCTATGAGCGGATGCCGATTTTTGTAAAAGCAGGATCAATTTTACCGATGGGCCCTGACTTGCAATATACAGATGAGAAGCCGGCAGATACGGTTACGTTATTCGTGTATATGGGGGCAGATGCCGATTTTGTACTGTATGAAGATGAAGGTTCGAACTACAACTACGAAAAAGGCGCTTACAGCGAGGTGCCGATTCATTATGATGCGGGGAAACGTAGCCTGGTGATAGGGGATAGGAAAGGAAGTTTTAAAGGCATGTTGAAGAAACGGCAATTCAAAGTGGTATGGGTAAATTCAAGCAAACCGCAAGCATTTGATCCTAGTGCGACAGCCGCAACAACTAAAATTTACCGGGGTAAAAAAATATTGATCCAATATCCTTGA
- a CDS encoding RNA polymerase sigma-70 factor — MRLDSFELLFRTNFKKLQVVAFNILGDQEAAKDVVQEFFAKCWQKRHELAITGSFEAYAVKAVRNASLNYIEKQERLEAHQQKFSYHPELSTDHEAREQFYQNIYSALESMPDQRKRIFLLSIQDGFTYQQIADKVGISINTVKWHVKAAYQFLREKCLHIYLLFILALVANFI; from the coding sequence TTGAGATTGGATTCTTTCGAGTTACTATTCCGCACGAATTTTAAAAAACTCCAGGTGGTAGCCTTTAATATATTGGGCGACCAAGAGGCGGCGAAGGATGTGGTGCAGGAATTTTTTGCAAAGTGCTGGCAAAAGCGCCATGAACTAGCTATTACGGGAAGCTTTGAAGCTTATGCCGTGAAAGCGGTTAGGAATGCTAGTCTCAATTATATCGAAAAACAGGAACGCCTGGAAGCCCACCAGCAAAAATTTAGTTACCACCCTGAATTATCAACCGACCACGAGGCGCGGGAACAGTTTTACCAAAATATTTACAGCGCTTTAGAAAGTATGCCCGATCAGAGAAAAAGGATTTTCTTGCTTTCTATCCAGGACGGATTTACTTACCAGCAGATTGCCGATAAGGTTGGCATTTCTATCAATACCGTAAAATGGCATGTTAAGGCTGCCTACCAATTCTTACGGGAAAAATGTTTACATATTTATTTATTATTCATATTAGCCCTGGTAGCGAATTTTATTTGA
- a CDS encoding cysteine-rich CWC family protein: MACHETKYCERCHATFECKLGNILQCQCNGIRLSDEEKEYLAAHYKDCLCRDCLEAIKQEARIKSKWQSLFNLLKWRK; this comes from the coding sequence ATGGCCTGTCATGAAACTAAATATTGCGAACGTTGCCATGCAACTTTCGAATGCAAACTGGGCAATATCTTGCAATGCCAATGCAACGGTATCCGGTTGAGTGATGAAGAAAAGGAATACCTGGCCGCACATTACAAAGATTGCCTTTGCCGGGATTGCCTGGAAGCTATAAAACAGGAAGCCAGGATTAAATCCAAATGGCAATCCTTATTCAATTTATTAAAATGGAGAAAATGA
- a CDS encoding SusC/RagA family TonB-linked outer membrane protein gives MLGIIMRLGRQCQPKLNHLFLCSSLCLATTTVVAQSNQPKVSLQLKNVSIPTFLSQLNKQVKLRFVYNVTELSQLPKISVNAKSQLLEEVLAEAFKGVNVQYRLANGVLTVRSRNTSGNNPTNSEQAHAIGISGTVSDDQGQPLEMATVRQLGTARGTYTNAKGEFVFSIPEPGELIVSYVGMEPQRFKINKPTNLQVQLKPTAGAKEVVVTGIVSRQKESFTGAAATFTGDELKVVGNNNVLQSLKSLDPSFVLVENNAFGSNPNVLPNIEVRGTTSISNDGLKDLYGNDPNQPLFILDGFETTLRVVADLDINRVLSITILKDAASTAMYGAKAANGVVVIETKKPVPGKLRLSYNGDFRVEMPDLSVYNMMNSSEKLEFERLAGAFSGYSGDMRYNKLRTNIAEGVDSYWLSEPVQVGFTNGHSIFVEGGDEVFRYGINLNYKKTTGAMKGSGRDTWGAAINMGYRKGKLNLSNQLNIYGYTANESNYGSFSDWVGMNPYYRKTGFDGSITKYVDTVNVGSENPNFEPQYVANPLYNASLPFINRSKNFGFRNNLQANVQLTKEFRIDAGLQLERENTENVNFKSALHTDYRNTDITKKGSYSRTDYNKFYYQGFAMLTYAKVWDKNSLTGNLRSTIEENTTRTIGMSATGFPYNSNGNPAFAFNYTEGGKPSSSVNKYRRASFIGLLNYMYDRRYTVDITYRLDGSSSFGVQNKVLPFWSIGAGYNIHNEDFIRDNYPWITILKLRGSYGTTANQGFGNFSSEDIYTYITGVNLSGQGVELTTIGNPQLTWQTTKQTNLGLDLAILNNQYTATVDAYIKNTDPLIVPITMPSSTGIYQYPINVGLQKSRGVEVRLKASPIYNLKDRIIWNVGIMGAIYKARYDGFFNTLYSLNKEQADNQSLQRYYDGNSPTAIWAVKSAGIDPGTGKEIYINKDGQYTYNYDVGEAVVVGDSRPFAEGTISTGVVIKNFSMNAIIRYRFGGDVYNQALLDRVENISRIALTQNQDKRALYERWKKPGDVSAYKAIKIIRTDEDKSYQTSRFVQRDNNLVGESFNLGYELRKQNTEFIAKLGMQSLRFNLYLNDIFRLSTVKMERGITYPFANTVAFSINALF, from the coding sequence TTGTTAGGCATTATTATGCGCCTGGGTAGGCAGTGCCAACCAAAACTAAATCACCTATTCCTCTGTTCATCATTGTGTTTAGCTACAACTACCGTAGTCGCACAATCCAACCAACCAAAGGTCAGCTTACAGTTAAAAAATGTAAGCATCCCAACTTTTTTATCGCAACTAAATAAACAGGTGAAGTTGCGCTTCGTTTACAATGTAACCGAATTAAGCCAGTTGCCTAAAATCTCTGTAAACGCTAAATCCCAGCTACTGGAAGAAGTGTTAGCGGAAGCCTTCAAAGGCGTTAACGTTCAATACAGGCTGGCGAACGGGGTTTTAACCGTTAGGTCAAGGAATACCTCCGGTAACAATCCAACAAATAGTGAACAAGCTCATGCAATCGGGATTTCAGGTACCGTTTCGGATGATCAAGGCCAACCATTAGAAATGGCGACCGTGCGCCAACTGGGTACAGCACGCGGTACTTACACGAACGCCAAAGGTGAATTCGTGTTTAGTATTCCTGAACCCGGTGAATTAATCGTTTCATACGTAGGTATGGAACCGCAAAGATTTAAAATCAACAAACCAACCAATTTACAAGTCCAGTTGAAACCCACTGCCGGGGCAAAGGAAGTGGTGGTAACAGGTATCGTGAGCCGCCAAAAGGAGAGCTTTACGGGTGCTGCTGCCACTTTTACCGGTGATGAGTTAAAAGTTGTTGGTAACAACAACGTTTTACAAAGCTTGAAATCCTTGGACCCTTCGTTTGTATTGGTAGAGAATAATGCTTTCGGTTCTAATCCGAACGTCCTACCTAATATTGAAGTACGTGGTACCACGAGTATTTCTAATGACGGTTTGAAAGATTTGTATGGCAATGATCCGAATCAACCATTATTTATCTTGGATGGATTTGAAACAACATTAAGAGTAGTGGCCGATCTTGATATCAACAGGGTTTTGTCCATTACGATTTTAAAAGATGCGGCGTCAACGGCGATGTACGGTGCAAAAGCTGCAAATGGTGTTGTTGTAATTGAAACTAAGAAACCGGTACCCGGTAAATTAAGATTAAGCTATAATGGAGATTTCAGGGTTGAAATGCCTGATTTATCAGTTTATAACATGATGAACTCAAGCGAAAAACTTGAATTTGAAAGATTAGCCGGGGCTTTTTCGGGATATTCAGGTGATATGAGATATAATAAATTGAGAACAAATATAGCGGAAGGGGTAGATAGTTATTGGTTAAGCGAACCAGTGCAAGTAGGTTTTACTAATGGACATTCCATCTTTGTAGAAGGAGGGGATGAAGTATTTAGATATGGAATTAACTTGAATTATAAGAAAACAACCGGGGCAATGAAAGGCTCAGGTAGAGATACTTGGGGCGCTGCAATAAACATGGGATACCGTAAAGGTAAACTGAACTTATCGAACCAATTGAATATATATGGATATACTGCTAACGAATCAAATTATGGATCTTTTTCTGATTGGGTAGGAATGAATCCATATTATAGAAAAACGGGATTCGATGGTAGCATAACAAAATATGTTGATACCGTAAATGTAGGTAGCGAAAATCCGAATTTTGAGCCTCAGTATGTTGCAAATCCGTTATACAACGCTTCTCTTCCTTTTATAAATAGGTCCAAAAATTTTGGATTTAGAAATAATTTACAAGCAAACGTGCAGTTAACTAAAGAGTTTCGTATTGATGCAGGACTACAACTTGAAAGAGAAAACACTGAAAATGTAAACTTTAAATCTGCATTGCATACTGATTACCGGAACACTGATATAACGAAGAAAGGTAGTTATTCCCGCACTGATTATAACAAATTCTATTACCAGGGCTTTGCAATGCTCACATATGCAAAAGTTTGGGACAAAAACTCTTTAACTGGTAATTTGCGTTCCACGATCGAAGAAAACACAACTAGAACGATCGGTATGTCTGCAACCGGTTTTCCATATAACTCGAATGGTAACCCGGCTTTTGCATTTAACTACACCGAAGGTGGTAAACCTAGTTCATCTGTAAATAAGTATCGTAGGGCATCATTTATTGGATTACTCAATTATATGTATGATAGGCGATATACTGTCGATATTACCTACAGATTGGATGGTTCTAGTTCTTTCGGTGTACAGAATAAAGTGTTGCCATTTTGGTCAATAGGTGCTGGATATAACATTCATAATGAAGACTTTATTAGGGATAACTATCCGTGGATTACCATCCTTAAATTAAGGGGCTCATATGGTACAACTGCCAACCAAGGTTTTGGAAATTTCTCATCCGAAGATATTTACACTTACATAACAGGTGTGAATTTAAGTGGACAAGGTGTTGAGCTTACAACCATTGGTAACCCACAATTGACATGGCAAACTACCAAGCAAACAAACCTTGGTTTAGATCTAGCTATTTTAAATAATCAGTATACCGCGACAGTTGACGCGTATATTAAAAATACTGACCCACTTATAGTACCGATTACCATGCCTTCTTCTACGGGGATTTATCAATATCCAATAAATGTAGGTTTACAGAAATCGAGAGGGGTAGAAGTAAGGTTGAAGGCATCCCCGATATATAATCTAAAAGATCGAATCATATGGAATGTCGGGATTATGGGGGCTATTTACAAAGCCCGCTATGACGGATTCTTTAATACACTTTATTCTCTTAACAAGGAGCAAGCTGATAATCAGTCATTACAACGTTATTATGATGGGAATTCACCCACCGCTATCTGGGCTGTAAAATCAGCAGGAATCGATCCGGGGACAGGTAAGGAAATCTATATCAATAAGGACGGTCAATACACCTATAATTATGATGTAGGGGAGGCTGTTGTAGTGGGGGATTCAAGGCCATTCGCAGAAGGAACAATTAGTACAGGTGTTGTAATCAAGAATTTTTCCATGAATGCGATCATCAGGTACCGTTTTGGAGGAGACGTTTATAATCAGGCTTTATTGGATAGAGTTGAGAATATTAGTCGCATAGCTTTGACTCAGAACCAAGATAAAAGGGCTTTGTACGAACGTTGGAAAAAGCCGGGGGATGTATCTGCCTATAAAGCGATTAAAATTATAAGAACCGATGAGGATAAATCTTACCAGACATCAAGGTTTGTTCAAAGGGATAATAATTTAGTAGGAGAGTCATTCAACCTTGGGTATGAATTAAGAAAACAGAATACTGAATTCATAGCAAAACTCGGGATGCAAAGTTTAAGATTTAATCTTTACCTAAATGACATCTTTAGACTTTCCACTGTAAAAATGGAGCGCGGTATTACCTATCCATTTGCGAATACTGTGGCCTTTAGTATTAATGCATTATTTTAA
- a CDS encoding FecR family protein, whose amino-acid sequence MKNHSSPSPEQWEDFLDKISGEQGAAPDDGLLNDGKLLKKAAGEMAEIAATDIDREWDKFESGHIQPGKRLIRMRWKPWAIGAAAAIAAIWIGNSITWQSNTVNNNLSVNLPVASPGDTSIQLITANGQTVHLDTMKQMRESDGTSISTEDASLVYGPGNSSNDAVVYNTIIIPKGKMYSLQLSDGTKVWLNAATTLRYPVNFRGKSRQVEVEGEAYFDVAKNDAQAFSVKTREHMEVKVLGTGFNINTYSDNIKTTLVSGKVLIHTGEDSVLLKPNQQANYNVGDKSLATKQVNVDMYTAWMRNELIFDDFNLGEIMEMLGRRYNYDIVFKKEELKNIRCGGNLPVYQDVTTVLNFLDQVTDVQFTINQNQKVIMVDK is encoded by the coding sequence ATGAAAAATCATTCATCACCGTCGCCGGAACAATGGGAAGATTTTCTCGATAAAATATCGGGAGAGCAGGGTGCTGCCCCAGATGATGGCTTGTTGAATGATGGAAAGCTCTTGAAAAAAGCCGCTGGCGAAATGGCCGAAATTGCGGCAACCGATATAGATCGCGAATGGGATAAGTTTGAGTCCGGGCATATCCAGCCTGGAAAACGTCTTATCAGGATGCGCTGGAAGCCATGGGCAATTGGCGCCGCAGCTGCGATAGCTGCTATTTGGATAGGAAACTCCATCACCTGGCAAAGTAATACAGTGAACAATAACCTTAGCGTAAACTTGCCAGTTGCGAGCCCAGGGGATACCAGCATCCAGTTGATTACAGCGAACGGCCAGACGGTGCACCTGGATACGATGAAACAGATGCGTGAATCCGATGGTACCTCGATTTCCACGGAAGATGCGTCCCTGGTATATGGCCCGGGAAATAGTTCTAATGATGCGGTAGTTTATAACACGATCATTATTCCAAAGGGAAAGATGTATTCTTTGCAGCTTTCAGATGGCACGAAAGTATGGTTGAATGCAGCCACGACCTTACGTTACCCTGTCAACTTCCGCGGTAAATCCCGGCAAGTTGAAGTAGAAGGGGAGGCATATTTTGATGTCGCAAAAAATGATGCCCAAGCATTTAGCGTAAAAACTAGGGAGCATATGGAGGTGAAGGTATTGGGAACCGGTTTTAATATCAACACCTATTCAGATAATATCAAGACGACGCTCGTTTCCGGGAAAGTCTTGATCCACACGGGTGAAGATTCGGTGCTCTTGAAGCCAAACCAGCAAGCTAATTATAATGTAGGTGATAAATCCTTGGCTACAAAGCAGGTAAATGTAGATATGTACACGGCTTGGATGAGGAATGAATTAATTTTCGATGATTTCAACCTGGGGGAGATCATGGAAATGTTAGGAAGGAGATACAATTACGATATAGTATTTAAAAAAGAAGAACTTAAAAATATTCGATGCGGCGGTAATCTACCTGTTTATCAAGATGTAACAACCGTGCTCAACTTTTTAGATCAAGTAACAGATGTACAATTTACAATCAACCAAAACCAGAAAGTTATCATGGTAGACAAGTGA
- a CDS encoding glycoside hydrolase family 9 protein encodes MMRSLLIFCCLFGGHALAQEPVPSIALNQLGYWPASPKEAVIIGNINAKRFYLLGANADTVYKGDLPAGRKAELADQIVRIADFSSFKKTGRYKLYVPGVGSTPVEIQKNVFDHLSKSVIKAYYFQRASMPLDAKYAGKWARAEGHPDNEVLVHPGAATSKRPAGRKISTPGGWYDAGDYNKYIVNSGITMGTLLSAYEEFPGHFDYQQIDIPSTKKGLPALLEECLYNLRWMLSMQDPDDGGVYNKCTHAHFDGMVMPAASRLPRYVVAKGTAATLDFAAVMAQASRIYRNQVPSFADSCLQASRAAYKWALMNPAVAYDQDQLNTKFEPKITTGGYGDHSFEDEWFWASCELYVTTTETVYAEKLKQWLDKDFQIPSWSNVHMLGVYTLLRFQAPWGLELASRLLDYAKTFVSAQQQNPYGCPMGNQAKDFNWGSNANAANQGVLLIKAYQLSNDRVYLDAALSNLDYLLGKNATGYCFVTGAGQKSPMHPHHRPSEADGITDPVPGWLVGGPNTGMQDRCKYPSKLPARAYTDQSCSYASNEVAINWNAPLVYLTNALVALKQTAGYVSR; translated from the coding sequence ATGATGCGATCTTTATTGATTTTCTGTTGCCTGTTTGGCGGTCATGCGTTAGCACAAGAGCCCGTTCCTTCTATTGCATTAAACCAATTAGGTTATTGGCCCGCGTCGCCCAAGGAAGCGGTAATTATTGGAAATATTAATGCCAAGAGGTTCTATTTATTAGGAGCAAATGCAGATACTGTATACAAGGGCGATTTACCCGCTGGACGAAAAGCTGAATTAGCAGATCAAATCGTCAGGATAGCAGATTTTTCATCATTTAAAAAAACAGGCCGTTATAAATTGTACGTGCCGGGAGTGGGATCGACCCCGGTAGAAATTCAAAAAAATGTATTCGATCATTTGTCAAAGTCCGTCATAAAAGCATATTATTTTCAAAGGGCTTCCATGCCCCTGGACGCGAAATATGCTGGGAAATGGGCTAGGGCGGAGGGACACCCGGATAACGAAGTACTGGTACACCCCGGAGCCGCGACTTCCAAGCGGCCTGCCGGGAGAAAAATCAGTACTCCCGGTGGCTGGTATGATGCCGGGGATTACAATAAATATATCGTGAATAGCGGGATCACTATGGGAACATTATTAAGTGCATATGAAGAGTTTCCCGGTCATTTTGATTACCAGCAGATCGATATTCCATCCACGAAAAAGGGTTTACCTGCCTTGTTGGAAGAATGCTTGTACAATCTAAGGTGGATGCTTAGCATGCAAGACCCGGATGATGGCGGGGTATATAATAAATGCACGCATGCCCATTTCGATGGAATGGTCATGCCGGCAGCTTCAAGGTTACCGAGGTATGTTGTTGCAAAGGGTACCGCCGCCACGCTTGATTTTGCAGCGGTGATGGCCCAGGCATCCAGGATTTATAGAAATCAGGTGCCTTCATTCGCAGATTCCTGTTTGCAAGCATCCAGGGCTGCTTATAAATGGGCATTGATGAATCCAGCTGTAGCTTACGACCAGGATCAGCTCAATACGAAGTTTGAACCCAAGATTACGACCGGTGGTTACGGAGATCACTCATTTGAGGATGAATGGTTTTGGGCATCCTGCGAGCTATATGTTACTACAACGGAAACAGTGTATGCTGAAAAATTGAAACAATGGTTGGATAAGGACTTTCAAATACCGTCTTGGTCTAATGTTCATATGCTGGGGGTGTATACATTACTTAGGTTCCAGGCGCCTTGGGGACTGGAGTTGGCAAGTAGGCTATTGGATTATGCTAAGACTTTCGTCAGTGCGCAACAGCAGAATCCTTATGGATGCCCGATGGGGAATCAAGCCAAGGATTTTAACTGGGGAAGTAACGCTAATGCCGCGAACCAGGGAGTATTGTTGATTAAGGCTTATCAACTCAGTAACGACAGGGTTTACCTGGACGCCGCATTATCAAACTTAGATTACCTACTAGGTAAAAATGCAACGGGGTATTGCTTCGTTACGGGTGCTGGTCAAAAATCGCCCATGCATCCGCATCATAGGCCATCCGAAGCGGATGGTATTACCGATCCTGTTCCGGGATGGCTGGTCGGTGGGCCGAATACTGGTATGCAAGATCGATGCAAGTACCCATCGAAGTTACCAGCTAGGGCTTATACAGATCAATCTTGTTCCTATGCTAGTAACGAGGTGGCCATTAACTGGAATGCCCCGTTGGTATATTTGACGAATGCCTTGGTGGCGTTAAAACAAACAGCCGGATACGTATCGAGATAA